The segment TTAACATTTAGTGAAAATTGTATTTATGAAAATGCTATCTTTGATATAAAGCTAACCAAAACAATTGCCGATATTTCATATAAATATGGCATTCAATCTATACTAATTGAAGGCGGAAAACAAACGCTTCAAAGTTTTATAGACGATAATCTTTGGGATGAGGCCAGAATTTTTATTGGGAACAAGCATTTAAAAAGTGGTATAAAAGCACCTGTTTTAAATGGAAATTGCCAAGTAAAAACCATAAAAGACGACCAACTTAAACTTTTTTTCAGCCATGATTAACACTATAATTTTCGATTTTGGAGATGTTTTTATTAATCTCAGAAAAGAACATTCTATCGAAGAGTTTAAGAAGTTGGGATTGGATGGTCCAAATGAAGATTTGTTGGCACACAATGATTTATTCGAAAAAGGAAAAATAGACGAGTTACAATTCATCAATTCCTTTACAAAGTATATTCCAAACGCGAGTCTCGAAGAAATAACAAAAGCCTGGAATTCAATAATTGGCGATTTCCCTCTGGAAAGATTAGAGTTTTTACAAATGCTTTCGGGCAAATATCGTCTATTCCTTTTGACCAACACAGATTCCATTCACATTGAACGTTTTGAACATAAAGTTGGAATGTCATTTTACACCGATTTTTACCGTTGCTTTGAAAAAGTCTACTACTCTTATGAGATGGGGATGCGAAAACCGGAACCTGAAATTTTCAACGCTATAATACGAAAACATGATTTGTCTCCAAAAAGGACTTTGTTTGTAGATGATAAAAAAGACAATACCGATGCTGCAGCTGCATTGGGATTACATGTTTGGAATCTAAAAGTTGGCGAAGAAGACGTTGTCGATTTGTTTGACCAAAAGCACTTGCCCCTATAGTTTTGGAAATAAAAGATACTTTTAAAACCATTGCTTCTCCTTCGACAGAAATTCTTTTTAAAGAAAAAAACAGCAAGTTTTTTGGCTATGCCTTTCCAATTACTTCGGAAGACGAAATCAAATCCATTATAGAAAAATTACGCAAACAACATTTTGGTGCCGGTCATTTTTGTTATGCTTTTCAACTCGGCACTGATACGATTTCTTTTCGTGCCAATGATGATGGCGAACCAAGCAATTCCGCAGGAATGCCTATCTATGGGCAGATTCTGTCTTTTGGCTTAACCAATGTTTTAGTAGTTGTTGTTCGATTTTTTGGCGGCGTAAAATTGGGGGTTGGTGGCTTAATTTCAGCGTATAAAACGGCGGCACAAATGGCTTTGGAAGAGGCTGAAATCATTGAAAAGACAATAGATATTCATTTCCAAATTTCCTTTGATTATAAAAACATGAATAAAGTAATGCGAATCATCAAAGAGAAAAACTTAGAAATCATTTCGCAGCAA is part of the Flavobacterium sangjuense genome and harbors:
- a CDS encoding HAD family hydrolase — its product is MINTIIFDFGDVFINLRKEHSIEEFKKLGLDGPNEDLLAHNDLFEKGKIDELQFINSFTKYIPNASLEEITKAWNSIIGDFPLERLEFLQMLSGKYRLFLLTNTDSIHIERFEHKVGMSFYTDFYRCFEKVYYSYEMGMRKPEPEIFNAIIRKHDLSPKRTLFVDDKKDNTDAAAALGLHVWNLKVGEEDVVDLFDQKHLPL
- a CDS encoding IMPACT family protein — its product is MEIKDTFKTIASPSTEILFKEKNSKFFGYAFPITSEDEIKSIIEKLRKQHFGAGHFCYAFQLGTDTISFRANDDGEPSNSAGMPIYGQILSFGLTNVLVVVVRFFGGVKLGVGGLISAYKTAAQMALEEAEIIEKTIDIHFQISFDYKNMNKVMRIIKEKNLEIISQQMEESCQIEISTRKKNAEMIFDIFTNLFEIEIKKFNHS